A region of Kwoniella shivajii chromosome 11, complete sequence DNA encodes the following proteins:
- a CDS encoding phospholipase B: MINPALFGLIAVPSVLAAPSYSPSVEVRSLGDKSYAPYKVDCPADLTWIRNATEGLATGEKDFLATREKVTSPVINTMAASHGLAKPPRTPVIGVALAGGGYRAMLTGLGGISAMMNESSEGAASGIGGWLDGVAYWAGLSGGSWATGSFMSNGGELPINLLNNLWDLESNLIFPDDDKVSFYTELVTETNAKNDAGFPTQLTDLWGLAVGSHVLPTEYQLFNTPNLTFSSLPSVVSKLGNGSLPMPIIVAAEREAGELVVAENATVWEFTPFEFGSWAFGSVVKSIGAFTSIEYLGSNLNNGSANGTCYKGFDQLSYVMGTSATLFNGALLSLNNSDSSLATSLIQGFLEDLGEDQQDISRVPNSFANYNSGENPIAELEYITLVDAGETNQNIPIEPLLIPFREVDAIIAFDSSYDSTYIWPNGTALRTTFERAKILAENTGTQIRMPEVPSENGFINGGYNSRPTFFGCNDTTTPLIVYVPNYPWSAAANTSTYQLEYSKTQAQDVLNNGLRSLSLNGTVATWPKCLACALTDRSFGYTSSNRTADCQSCFDTWCWAGDDNTTTPNTYDPVIGSVPPWLIEKGLSTGVADAKGVENTTQNTTSSQSSASPSISIAWKGLGLTVIGLLGGVMVL, encoded by the exons ATGATCAATCCAGCTCTTTTTGGGCTCATAGCTGTCCCATCTGTCCTTGCTGCTCCCTCATACAGTCCTAGTGTCGAAGTGAGATCATTGGGGGATAAATCGTATGCTCCCTACAAAGTGGATTGTCCCGCCGACCTGACATGGATCAGAAATGCTACT GAAGGACTGGCTACCGGTGAGAAGGATTTCTTGGCCACCCGAGAGAAAGTCACTTCACCCGTTATAAACACTATGGCTGCCTCGCATGGCTTGGCAAAACCTCCCAGAACTCCAGTCATTGGTGTTGCTTTAGCTGGTGGTGGATACAGAGCCATGCT GACTGGACTGGGTGGTATATcagcaatgatgaatgagTCTTCAGAAGGAGCAGCAAGTGGGATAGGAGGTTGGCTGGATGGTGTAGCTTATTGGGCTGGTTTGAGTGGTGGTAGTTGGGCGACAGGGAGTTTTATGTCAAACGGAGGTGAATTACCTATAAACCTTCTGAACAAT TTATGGGACCTCGAATCAAATCTTATCTTCCCCGACGATGACAAAGTCTCTTTTTATACCGAGTTGGTCACTGAAACGAACGCCAAGAACGATGCAGGATTTCCAACTCAACTG ACCGACTTATGGGGTCTCGCTGTCGGTTCTC ACGTACTTCCAACTGAATATCAATTATTCAATACTCCCAAcctcaccttctcttcgttACCTTCAGTAGTTTCAAAACTTGGAAATGGATCATTACCTATGCCAATTATCGTAGCCgcagaaagagaagctggGGAATTAGTAGTCGCGGAAAATGCTACCGTATGGGAATTCACACCATTCGAATTTGGAAGTTGGGCTTTTGGAAGTGTAGTCAAGTCAATTGGAGCTTTCACTTCCATAGAATACCTGGGAAGTAATCTGAATAATGGTTCGGCTAATGGCACTTGTTACAAAggatttgatcaattatC CTATGTGATGGGAACCTCTGCTACATTATTTAATGGCGCTTTGCTCTCACTCAACAATTCCGACTCGAGTCTCGCCACCAGTCTCATTCAAGGTTTTTTGGAAGATCTCGGTGAAGATCAACAGGACATTTCAAGAGTGCCAAACTCTTTCGCCAATTACAACTCTGGTGAGAATCCT ATTGCCGAACTTGAATATATCACTTTGGTCGACGCAGGAGAAACCAACCAGAATATCCCTATTGAACCTTTGTTGATTCCTTTCCGAGAGGTCGACGCTATAATTGCTTTCGATTCATCGTATGACTCCACGTATATCTGGCCAAATGGAACGGCTCTCAGAACCACTTTCGAGAGAGCTAAAATTTTGGCTGAGAACACTGGTACTCAAATTAGAATGCCTGAAGTTCCATCCGAAAATGGTTTCATAAACGGTGGATATAATTCAAGACCTACTTTCTTTGGTTGTAACGACACTACCACTCCATTGATCGTTTATGTGCCTAATTACCCTTGGAGTGCAGCTGCGAACACCTCCACC TACCAACTTGAATACTCCAAAACCCAGGCTCAAGATGTACTCAATAATGGATTGCGTTCATTGTCACTCAATGGAACCGTTGCCACATGGCCTAAATGTTTAGCATGCGCTTTGACAGATAGATCATTCGGATATACTTCCTCAAACAGAACAGCAGATTGTCAAAGTTGTTTCGATACTTGGTGTTGGGCAGGCGATGATAACACCACCACACCAAATACTTATGACCCTGTGATCGGAAGCGTACCTCCATGGTTAATTGAAAAGGGTCTTTCGACAGGTGTAGCAGACGCTAAAGGTGTTGAAAACACGACTCAGAATACCACTTCCTCCCAAAGCAGTGCATCACCTAGCATATCAATCGCATGGAAGGGGCTCGGACTCACAGTCATAGGTCTATTGGGTGGAGTTATGGTATTGTGA